The following proteins are co-located in the Helicobacter pylori genome:
- the lysS gene encoding lysine--tRNA ligase codes for MFSNQYIQQRIHKANSLREEGKNPYKNGLKRSLTNAAFLEKYAYVKGLEEPKDKEKCESIVGRVKLLRLMGKACFIKVEDESTILQAYVSQNELNDEFKSLKKHLEVGDIVLVKGFPFATKTGELSIHALEFHILSKTIVPLPEKFHGLSDIELRYRQRYLDLIVNPSVKDVFKKRSLIVSSVRKFFEMEGFLEVETPMMHPIPGGANARPFITYHNALEVERYLRIAPELYLKRLIVGGFEAVFEINRNFRNEGMDHSHNPEFTMIEFYWAYHTYEDLIELSKRLFDYLLKTLNLDSKIIYNDMEVDFNQTSVISYLDALETIGGISKDILEKEDRLLAYLLERGVKVEPNLTYGKLLAEAFDHFVEHQLINPTFVTQYPIEISPLARRNDSNPNIADRFELFIAGKEIANGFSELNDPLDQLERFKNQVAEKEKGDEEAQYMDEDYVWALAHGMPPTAGQGIGIDRLVMLLTGAKSIKDVILFPAMRPVKNDFNIESGE; via the coding sequence ATGTTTTCTAACCAATACATCCAACAACGCATCCATAAAGCCAATAGCTTGAGAGAAGAAGGGAAAAACCCTTATAAAAATGGCTTGAAACGAAGCCTCACCAACGCCGCTTTTTTAGAAAAATACGCTTATGTTAAGGGTTTAGAAGAGCCTAAAGACAAAGAAAAATGCGAAAGTATTGTAGGGAGGGTCAAGCTTTTGCGTTTAATGGGTAAGGCATGTTTTATTAAAGTTGAAGATGAAAGCACGATTTTGCAAGCTTATGTTTCGCAAAATGAATTGAATGATGAGTTTAAAAGCTTGAAAAAGCATTTAGAAGTGGGCGATATTGTGTTGGTGAAAGGCTTCCCTTTTGCTACCAAAACCGGTGAATTAAGCATTCATGCCCTAGAATTTCATATTTTAAGCAAAACTATTGTGCCTTTACCTGAAAAGTTTCATGGATTAAGCGATATAGAATTGCGTTACCGCCAGCGCTACTTGGATTTGATCGTCAATCCTAGCGTTAAAGATGTGTTTAAAAAGCGCAGTTTGATTGTCTCTAGCGTGCGGAAATTCTTTGAAATGGAAGGGTTTTTGGAAGTGGAAACCCCTATGATGCACCCCATTCCTGGCGGGGCGAACGCAAGGCCTTTTATCACTTATCATAACGCTTTAGAAGTTGAAAGGTATTTGAGAATCGCTCCAGAATTATACCTTAAACGCTTGATTGTGGGGGGTTTTGAAGCGGTGTTTGAAATCAATCGTAATTTCAGGAATGAGGGCATGGATCACAGCCATAACCCCGAATTTACGATGATTGAATTTTATTGGGCGTATCACACTTATGAAGATTTGATTGAACTCAGTAAGAGGCTATTTGACTACTTGCTAAAGACTTTAAATTTAGATTCAAAAATCATCTATAACGATATGGAAGTGGATTTCAACCAAACGAGCGTGATTTCCTATTTGGACGCTTTAGAAACAATAGGGGGCATCAGTAAGGATATTTTAGAAAAAGAAGACAGGCTTTTGGCTTATTTGTTAGAGCGAGGCGTTAAAGTAGAGCCCAATCTCACTTATGGCAAGTTACTCGCTGAAGCGTTTGATCATTTTGTAGAGCACCAACTCATTAACCCCACTTTTGTAACCCAATACCCTATTGAGATTAGCCCTTTAGCCAGACGCAACGATAGTAACCCTAATATTGCTGACAGGTTTGAATTGTTTATTGCAGGTAAAGAAATCGCTAATGGCTTTAGCGAGTTGAATGATCCTTTGGATCAATTAGAACGCTTTAAAAATCAAGTGGCTGAGAAAGAAAAAGGCGATGAAGAAGCCCAATACATGGATGAAGATTATGTGTGGGCCCTAGCCCATGGAATGCCCCCCACTGCAGGGCAAGGCATAGGCATTGACAGGTTAGTGATGTTACTCACTGGGGCTAAAAGCATTAAAGATGTGATTTTATTCCCAGCGATGCGTCCTGTTAAAAACGATTTTAATATTGAGAGTGGAGAATAA
- the clsC gene encoding cardiolipin synthase ClsC — MKILLVLLSVFFFNGCFGLVYKTPISSPPISYDPYTTTIGSLYAEKLKENPNHSTAILLEDGFDALLHRVGLIRMSQKSIDMQTYIYKNDLSSQVIAKELLNAANRGVKVRILLDDNGLDSDFSDIMLLNFHKNIEVKIFNPYYIRNKGLRYFEMLADYERIKKRMHNKLFIVDNFAVIIGGRNIGDNYFDNDLDTNFLDLDALFFGGVASKAKESFERYWRFHRSIPVSLLRTHKRLKNNAKEIAKLHEKIPISAEDKNQFEKKVNDFIERFQKYQYPIYYGNAIFLADSPKKIDTPLYSPIKIAFEKALKNAKDSVFIASSYFIPGKKMMKIFKNQISKGIELNILTNSLSSTDAIVVYGAWERYRNQLVRMGANVYEIRNDFFNRQIKGRFSTKHSLHGKTIVFDDNLTLLGSFNIDPRSAYINTESAVLFDNPSFAKRVRLSLKDHAQQSWHLVVYRHRVIWEAVEEGILIHEKTSPDASFFLRLIKEWSKVLPEREL; from the coding sequence TTGAAAATTCTTTTAGTCCTTTTAAGCGTCTTTTTTTTCAATGGGTGCTTTGGGTTAGTCTATAAGACTCCCATTTCAAGCCCCCCTATCTCTTATGATCCCTACACTACCACCATTGGGAGCTTGTATGCTGAAAAATTAAAAGAAAACCCTAACCATAGCACGGCCATTCTTTTAGAAGACGGCTTTGACGCTTTGTTGCATAGAGTGGGACTCATTAGAATGAGCCAAAAAAGCATTGACATGCAAACTTATATCTATAAGAACGATCTTTCCTCTCAAGTGATCGCTAAAGAACTTTTAAATGCGGCCAATCGTGGGGTAAAAGTGCGCATCCTTTTAGACGATAACGGGTTGGATTCGGATTTTTCAGATATTATGCTCTTAAATTTCCATAAAAACATTGAAGTGAAAATTTTTAACCCCTACTATATCCGCAATAAAGGCTTGCGTTATTTTGAAATGCTTGCGGATTATGAGCGCATTAAAAAACGCATGCACAACAAGCTTTTCATCGTGGATAATTTCGCTGTCATTATAGGGGGGCGCAATATTGGGGATAATTATTTTGATAACGATTTAGACACGAATTTTTTAGATTTAGACGCTTTGTTTTTTGGGGGGGTTGCTTCAAAAGCCAAAGAAAGTTTTGAACGCTATTGGAGATTCCACCGCTCTATCCCTGTTTCATTACTAAGGACCCATAAAAGACTCAAAAATAACGCTAAAGAAATCGCTAAACTCCATGAAAAAATCCCTATCAGCGCTGAAGACAAAAACCAGTTTGAAAAAAAAGTCAATGATTTTATAGAACGCTTCCAAAAATACCAATACCCTATTTATTATGGGAATGCCATTTTTTTAGCTGATTCGCCCAAAAAAATTGACACGCCCTTGTATTCGCCTATCAAAATCGCTTTTGAGAAAGCCCTTAAAAACGCTAAAGACTCCGTTTTTATCGCTTCATCGTATTTTATTCCAGGCAAAAAGATGATGAAAATCTTTAAAAATCAAATTTCTAAGGGGATTGAATTGAATATTCTTACCAATTCCCTTTCATCTACTGATGCGATAGTGGTCTATGGGGCGTGGGAAAGGTATCGCAACCAATTAGTGCGAATGGGCGCGAATGTTTATGAAATACGAAACGATTTTTTCAACCGCCAGATTAAAGGGCGCTTTAGCACCAAGCATTCCTTACACGGCAAGACGATTGTTTTTGATGACAATTTGACGCTTCTAGGGAGTTTCAATATTGATCCGCGCTCTGCATACATCAACACTGAAAGCGCGGTCTTGTTTGACAACCCGTCTTTTGCTAAAAGGGTGCGTTTGTCGCTTAAAGATCATGCCCAACAATCATGGCATTTGGTGGTGTATCGGCATAGGGTTATTTGGGAAGCGGTAGAAGAAGGGATTTTAATCCATGAAAAAACTTCGCCTGATGCGTCCTTCTTTTTACGCTTGATTAAAGAATGGTCTAAAGTCCTTCCTGAAAGAGAGCTTTAA
- a CDS encoding triose-phosphate isomerase: MTKIAMANFKSAIPIFKSHAYLKELEKTLKPQHFDRVFVFPDFLGLLPNSFLHFTLGAQNAYPRDCGAFTGEITSQHLEELKINTLLIGHSERRLLLKESPSFLKEKFDFFKSKNFKIVYCIGEDLKTREKGLVAVKEFLNEQLENIDLNYSNLIVAYEPIWAIGTKKSASLEDIYLTHGFLKQILNQKTPLLYGGSVNVQNAKEILGIDSVDGLLIGSASLELENFKTIISFL; the protein is encoded by the coding sequence ATGACAAAAATTGCCATGGCTAATTTTAAATCCGCTATACCTATTTTTAAAAGCCATGCGTATTTAAAAGAATTAGAAAAAACTTTAAAACCGCAGCATTTTGATAGGGTGTTTGTATTCCCTGATTTTTTGGGGTTATTGCCTAATTCGTTTTTGCATTTCACTTTAGGAGCACAAAACGCTTACCCTAGAGATTGTGGGGCTTTTACCGGTGAAATCACTTCACAGCATTTAGAAGAACTGAAAATCAACACGCTTTTAATAGGGCATAGCGAGAGGCGATTGCTTTTAAAGGAAAGCCCTAGCTTTTTGAAAGAAAAGTTTGATTTTTTTAAAAGTAAAAATTTTAAAATTGTCTATTGTATTGGCGAAGATTTAAAAACCAGAGAAAAGGGTTTAGTGGCTGTAAAGGAATTTTTAAATGAGCAATTAGAAAATATTGATCTTAATTATTCCAATTTAATTGTAGCGTATGAGCCTATTTGGGCGATTGGCACCAAAAAAAGCGCTTCTTTAGAAGATATTTATCTCACGCATGGTTTTTTAAAACAAATCTTAAATCAAAAAACGCCCTTATTGTATGGGGGGAGCGTGAATGTGCAAAACGCTAAAGAAATTTTAGGGATTGATAGCGTGGATGGCTTATTGATCGGGAGCGCGTCTTTGGAATTAGAAAATTTTAAAACAATCATTTCATTTTTATAA
- a CDS encoding SPOR domain-containing protein, giving the protein MSEKERLNEVILEEENNGGGTKKVFLIVAIAIIILAVLLMVFWKSTRVAPKETFLQTDSGMQKIGNTKDEKKDDAFESLSLDPSKQESDLDKVADNVKKQENDAFKMPIQTDQTQTEMKTTEETQEAKKELKAVEHTPMSAQKESQAVAKKETPHKKPKVTPKDKEAHKDKDKHAAKEPKAKKEAHKEVSKKANSKTNLTKGHYLQVGVFAHTPNKAFLQAFNQFPHKIEDRGATKRYLIGPYKSKQEALMHADEVSKKMTKPVVIEAR; this is encoded by the coding sequence ATGTCAGAAAAAGAAAGACTGAATGAAGTGATCTTAGAAGAAGAAAATAATGGGGGTGGCACTAAAAAGGTGTTTTTGATCGTGGCTATAGCCATTATCATTTTAGCGGTGCTTTTAATGGTGTTTTGGAAAAGCACGAGAGTCGCTCCTAAAGAGACTTTTTTACAAACCGATAGCGGCATGCAAAAAATAGGCAACACTAAAGACGAGAAAAAAGACGATGCGTTTGAAAGTTTGAGTTTGGATCCTTCCAAACAAGAAAGCGATCTGGACAAAGTGGCGGATAATGTTAAAAAGCAAGAGAATGATGCGTTTAAAATGCCCATTCAAACCGATCAAACTCAAACGGAGATGAAAACAACAGAAGAAACGCAAGAAGCTAAAAAAGAATTAAAAGCTGTTGAACACACTCCCATGAGTGCTCAAAAAGAATCTCAGGCTGTGGCTAAAAAAGAAACCCCCCATAAAAAGCCTAAAGTAACCCCTAAAGATAAGGAAGCTCATAAAGATAAAGATAAGCATGCGGCTAAAGAGCCAAAAGCCAAAAAAGAAGCTCATAAAGAAGTTTCTAAAAAAGCCAATTCTAAAACCAATCTGACTAAAGGGCATTATTTGCAAGTGGGGGTTTTTGCGCACACGCCTAACAAAGCGTTTTTGCAAGCGTTTAACCAATTCCCCCATAAGATTGAAGATAGGGGAGCGACGAAGCGCTATCTCATAGGCCCATATAAGAGCAAGCAAGAAGCCTTAATGCATGCTGATGAAGTCAGCAAAAAGATGACTAAACCGGTTGTCATAGAAGCACGCTAG
- a CDS encoding serine hydroxymethyltransferase: MAYFLEQTDSEIFELIFEEYKRQNEHLEMIASENYTFPSVMEAMGSILTNKYAEGYPNKRYYGGCEVVDKIESLAIERAKKLFNCQFANVQAHSGSQANNAVYHALLKPYDKILGMDLSCGGHLTHGAKVSLTGKHYQSFSYGVNLDGYIDYEEALKIAQSVKPEIIVCGFSAYPREIDFKKFREIADAVGALLLGDIAHVAGLVVADEHAHPFPHCHVVSSTTHKTLRGPRGGLILTNDEEIAAKIDKAIFPGTQGGPLMHAIAAKAVGFKENLKPEFKAYAKLVKSNMQVLAKALKEKNHKLVSGGTSNHLLLMDFLDKPYSGKDADIALGNAGITVNKNTIPGETRSPFVTSGIRIGSAALSARGMGAKEFEIIGNKISDILNDINNVSLQLHVKEELKAMASQFPVYHQPIF; the protein is encoded by the coding sequence ATGGCGTATTTTTTAGAACAAACGGATAGTGAAATTTTTGAATTGATCTTTGAAGAATATAAGCGGCAAAATGAGCATTTAGAAATGATAGCGAGCGAGAATTACACTTTTCCTAGTGTTATGGAAGCTATGGGGAGCATTTTAACCAACAAATACGCTGAAGGATATCCTAACAAGCGCTATTATGGAGGCTGTGAAGTGGTGGATAAAATAGAAAGCCTAGCCATAGAAAGGGCTAAAAAGCTTTTTAATTGCCAGTTCGCTAACGTGCAAGCGCATTCAGGCTCACAAGCTAATAACGCTGTCTATCACGCTCTTTTAAAGCCTTATGACAAGATTTTAGGCATGGATTTAAGCTGTGGAGGGCATTTAACGCATGGCGCTAAAGTGAGTTTAACCGGCAAGCATTATCAGAGCTTTTCTTATGGCGTGAATTTGGATGGCTATATTGATTATGAAGAAGCGCTAAAAATCGCTCAGAGCGTTAAGCCAGAAATCATTGTGTGCGGGTTTTCAGCTTATCCAAGGGAGATTGATTTTAAGAAATTTAGAGAAATCGCTGATGCAGTGGGAGCGTTACTACTAGGCGATATAGCCCATGTGGCAGGGCTTGTGGTCGCTGATGAGCATGCCCATCCTTTCCCGCATTGCCATGTGGTTTCAAGCACCACTCATAAGACTTTAAGAGGGCCTAGAGGGGGGCTTATTTTAACTAATGATGAAGAGATAGCGGCCAAGATTGACAAAGCGATTTTTCCAGGGACTCAAGGCGGGCCTTTGATGCATGCAATTGCTGCTAAAGCGGTGGGGTTTAAAGAGAATCTAAAACCAGAATTTAAAGCTTATGCAAAATTAGTGAAATCTAACATGCAAGTTCTCGCTAAAGCGTTAAAAGAAAAAAACCATAAGTTGGTGAGCGGTGGCACTTCTAACCATTTGCTTTTAATGGATTTCTTAGATAAGCCTTATAGCGGGAAAGACGCTGATATTGCATTAGGGAATGCCGGAATCACCGTGAATAAAAACACCATTCCTGGCGAAACGCGCAGCCCTTTTGTAACGAGCGGGATAAGGATTGGCTCAGCGGCATTGAGCGCAAGGGGCATGGGAGCTAAGGAATTTGAAATCATAGGGAATAAAATATCGGATATTTTGAATGATATTAATAATGTTAGTTTGCAATTGCATGTGAAAGAAGAATTGAAAGCCATGGCCAGTCAATTCCCTGTGTACCACCAACCCATTTTTTAA
- a CDS encoding fumarate reductase cytochrome b subunit: MQQEEIIEGYYGASKGLKKSGIYAKLDFLQSATGLILALFMIAHMFLVSSILISDEAMYKVAKFFEGSLFLKAGEPAIVSVVAAGVILILVAHAFLALRKFPINYRQYKVFKTHKHLMKHGDTSLWFIQALTGFAMFFLASIHLFVMLTEPESIGPHGSSYRFVTQNFWLLYIFLLFAVELHGSIGLYRLAIKWGWFKDVSIQGLRKVKWAMSVFFIVLGLCTYGAYIKKGLENKDNGIKTMQEAIEADGKFHKE, translated from the coding sequence ATGCAACAAGAAGAGATTATAGAGGGTTATTATGGCGCTAGCAAAGGGCTTAAAAAGAGCGGTATTTACGCTAAGCTGGATTTTTTACAGAGTGCTACGGGCTTGATTTTAGCGCTCTTTATGATAGCGCACATGTTTTTGGTCTCAAGCATCTTGATTAGCGATGAAGCCATGTATAAAGTGGCGAAATTTTTTGAAGGGAGCTTGTTTTTAAAAGCAGGCGAGCCGGCTATTGTGAGCGTGGTTGCAGCAGGAGTTATTCTTATTTTAGTCGCGCATGCTTTTTTGGCGTTGAGAAAATTCCCTATCAATTACAGGCAATACAAGGTTTTTAAAACCCACAAGCATTTGATGAAGCATGGCGATACGAGTTTGTGGTTTATTCAAGCCTTAACCGGGTTTGCGATGTTTTTCTTAGCGAGTATCCACTTGTTTGTCATGCTCACAGAGCCTGAAAGTATTGGGCCTCATGGTTCAAGCTATCGTTTTGTAACGCAAAACTTTTGGCTTTTGTATATTTTCTTATTGTTTGCCGTAGAATTGCATGGCTCTATTGGGTTGTATCGTTTAGCGATCAAATGGGGGTGGTTTAAGGATGTGAGCATTCAAGGCTTGAGAAAAGTCAAATGGGCGATGAGCGTGTTTTTTATTGTTTTAGGGCTTTGCACCTATGGGGCTTACATTAAAAAAGGTTTAGAAAATAAGGATAATGGCATTAAAACCATGCAAGAAGCCATAGAAGCTGATGGAAAATTCCACAAAGAATAA
- a CDS encoding fumarate reductase iron-sulfur subunit, whose amino-acid sequence MSDNERTIVIRVLKFDPQSAVSKPHFKEYQLKETPSMTLFIALNLIREHQDPDLSFDFVCRAGICGSCAMMVNGRPRLACKTLTSSFESGVITLMPMPSFTLIKDLSVNTGDWFGDMTKRVESWAHSKEEVDITKPEKRIEPDEAQEVFELDRCIECGCCIASCGTKLMRPNFIGAAGMNRAMRFMIDSHDERSDDDFYELVGDDDGVFGCMSLIACHDTCPKELPLQSSIATLRNRMLKVGKSR is encoded by the coding sequence ATGAGTGATAATGAACGAACGATTGTAATTAGAGTGCTAAAATTTGACCCTCAAAGTGCGGTGAGTAAGCCGCATTTTAAAGAGTATCAATTGAAAGAAACCCCATCCATGACGCTCTTTATCGCTTTAAACCTTATTAGAGAGCATCAAGATCCGGATTTGAGCTTTGATTTTGTGTGCCGCGCTGGGATTTGTGGATCTTGCGCGATGATGGTTAATGGGAGACCGAGATTGGCTTGTAAGACCCTAACTTCTAGCTTTGAAAGCGGGGTGATCACGCTTATGCCCATGCCCAGTTTTACGCTCATTAAAGATTTGAGCGTGAATACAGGCGATTGGTTTGGCGATATGACTAAAAGGGTGGAGAGCTGGGCGCATTCTAAAGAAGAAGTGGATATTACTAAGCCGGAAAAAAGGATTGAACCTGATGAAGCCCAAGAAGTTTTTGAACTAGACAGGTGTATTGAATGCGGGTGCTGTATCGCTTCTTGCGGGACTAAACTCATGCGCCCTAATTTCATTGGAGCTGCTGGCATGAACAGAGCCATGCGTTTTATGATTGACAGCCACGATGAAAGAAGCGATGATGATTTTTATGAATTAGTCGGCGATGATGATGGCGTTTTTGGGTGCATGAGCTTGATCGCTTGCCATGACACTTGCCCTAAAGAATTACCCTTGCAAAGCAGTATCGCTACTTTGCGTAATAGGATGTTGAAAGTGGGTAAAAGCCGCTAA
- a CDS encoding fumarate reductase flavoprotein subunit, producing MKITYCDALIIGGGLAGLRASIACKQKGLNTIVLSLVPVRRSHSAAAQGGMQASLANAKKSEGDNEDLHFLDTVKGSDWGCDQQVARMFVTTAPKAIRELASWGVPWTRIKKGDRPAVVNGEHVTITERDDRHGYILSRDFGGTKKWRTCFTADATGHTMLYAVANEALHHKVDIQDRKDMLAFIHHDNKCYGAVVRDLITGEISAYVSKGTLLATGGYGRVYKHTTNAVICDGAGAASALETGVAKLGNMEAVQFHPTALVPSGILMTEGCRGDGGVLRDKFGRRFMPAYEPEKKELASRDVVSRRILEHIQKGYGAKSPYGDHVWLDIAILGRNHVEKNLRDVRDIAMTFAGIDPADSEEQTKDNMQGMPANEPEYGQAMAKQKGWIPIKPMQHYSMGGVRTNPKGETHLKGLFCAGEAACWDLHGFNRLGGNSVSEAVVAGMIIGDYFASHCLEAQIEINTQKVEAFIKESQDYMHFLLHNEGKEDVYEIRERMKEVMDEKVGVFREGKRLEEALKELQELYARSKNICVKNKVLHNNPELEDAYRTKKMLKLALCITQGALLRTESRGAHTRIDYPKRDDEKWLNRTLASWPSAEQDMPTIEYEELDVMKMEISPDFRGYGKKGNFIPHPKKEERDAEILKTILELEKLGKDRIEVQHALMPFELQEKYKARNMRLEDEEVRARGEHLYSFNVHDLLDKHNANLKGEHHE from the coding sequence ATGAAAATAACATATTGTGATGCGCTAATTATTGGAGGCGGGTTGGCCGGGTTAAGGGCTAGTATCGCATGCAAACAAAAGGGTTTAAACACCATCGTTTTAAGCCTAGTGCCTGTCAGGCGTTCGCACTCTGCAGCCGCTCAAGGAGGCATGCAAGCGAGCCTTGCGAACGCTAAAAAAAGCGAGGGCGATAATGAAGATTTGCACTTTTTAGACACGGTTAAGGGGAGCGATTGGGGGTGCGATCAGCAAGTGGCTAGAATGTTTGTAACCACTGCTCCTAAAGCCATTAGGGAATTGGCCAGTTGGGGGGTGCCTTGGACTAGGATTAAAAAGGGCGATAGGCCTGCGGTCGTCAATGGTGAGCATGTTACCATTACCGAAAGAGACGACAGGCATGGTTATATTCTAAGCCGTGATTTTGGCGGCACTAAAAAATGGCGCACATGTTTTACGGCTGATGCTACAGGGCATACCATGCTTTATGCGGTCGCTAATGAAGCCTTACACCATAAAGTGGATATTCAAGACAGAAAGGACATGCTCGCTTTCATCCATCATGATAATAAATGTTACGGGGCGGTGGTAAGGGATCTGATCACAGGCGAAATTTCAGCGTATGTTTCTAAAGGCACGCTTTTAGCTACCGGAGGTTATGGGCGCGTGTATAAACACACCACTAACGCCGTGATTTGCGATGGAGCCGGGGCGGCGAGTGCTTTAGAAACCGGCGTGGCTAAATTAGGCAACATGGAAGCGGTGCAATTCCACCCTACCGCTTTAGTGCCAAGCGGGATTTTAATGACTGAAGGTTGTAGGGGCGATGGCGGGGTTTTAAGAGACAAGTTTGGCAGACGCTTCATGCCCGCTTATGAGCCGGAGAAAAAAGAGCTTGCGAGTAGAGATGTGGTCTCAAGGCGGATTTTAGAGCATATCCAAAAAGGCTATGGAGCTAAATCGCCCTATGGGGATCATGTGTGGTTGGATATTGCTATTTTAGGGCGTAACCATGTGGAAAAAAACTTAAGAGATGTGCGCGATATTGCCATGACTTTTGCGGGCATTGATCCGGCTGATAGCGAAGAGCAAACCAAAGACAACATGCAAGGAATGCCCGCAAATGAGCCTGAATATGGGCAAGCGATGGCTAAGCAAAAAGGCTGGATCCCCATAAAACCCATGCAACACTATTCTATGGGTGGGGTTAGGACAAACCCTAAAGGCGAAACCCATTTAAAAGGCTTGTTTTGTGCGGGTGAAGCGGCATGCTGGGATTTGCATGGGTTTAACCGCTTGGGGGGTAATTCCGTGAGTGAAGCGGTGGTCGCTGGCATGATCATAGGGGATTATTTCGCTTCGCATTGTTTAGAAGCGCAAATTGAAATCAACACGCAAAAAGTTGAAGCTTTCATTAAAGAAAGCCAAGATTATATGCATTTTTTATTGCACAATGAAGGCAAGGAAGATGTGTATGAAATCAGAGAACGCATGAAAGAAGTCATGGATGAAAAAGTGGGCGTTTTTAGAGAAGGCAAAAGGCTAGAAGAAGCCCTTAAAGAATTGCAAGAGCTTTATGCACGCTCCAAAAACATTTGCGTGAAAAACAAGGTTTTGCACAATAACCCTGAATTAGAAGACGCTTACCGCACCAAAAAAATGCTCAAACTCGCGCTTTGCATCACTCAAGGAGCACTACTGCGCACTGAAAGCAGAGGGGCTCACACTAGGATTGACTACCCTAAAAGAGACGATGAAAAATGGCTTAATCGGACTTTAGCAAGCTGGCCTAGCGCTGAGCAAGACATGCCCACGATTGAATACGAAGAATTAGATGTGATGAAAATGGAAATCAGCCCTGATTTTAGGGGCTATGGCAAAAAGGGCAATTTCATTCCCCACCCCAAAAAAGAAGAGCGCGATGCTGAGATTTTGAAAACGATTTTAGAATTAGAAAAGCTCGGGAAAGACAGAATAGAAGTCCAACATGCGCTCATGCCTTTTGAATTGCAAGAAAAATACAAGGCTAGGAACATGCGTTTAGAAGATGAGGAAGTGAGGGCTAGGGGGGAACATTTGTATTCTTTCAATGTCCATGATTTATTAGACAAACACAACGCTAACCTAAAAGGAGAACACCATGAGTGA
- a CDS encoding DUF1882 domain-containing protein yields the protein MTEMELKLIKIDTSHYFEKKPGLGERVDYAGRCFYNKFQRVNAMLTSSLIQKHLKKEIEIAHNLILRNDKVENIVFDYNGRNPERFYHKAQLLLREEGFMNFTAYNTKTPGHLHLYVHKGHTELGEGERLVKTLSMKLAQGLPKEWRVFPSNEWPKEFNILALPYEVFAKERGSSWAKHL from the coding sequence ATGACAGAAATGGAATTAAAGCTCATTAAGATAGACACAAGCCATTATTTTGAAAAAAAACCAGGCTTGGGGGAGAGGGTGGATTATGCGGGGCGTTGCTTCTATAATAAATTCCAAAGAGTGAATGCCATGCTCACAAGCTCGCTCATTCAAAAGCATTTGAAAAAGGAAATAGAAATCGCGCACAACCTCATCTTGCGTAACGATAAGGTGGAAAATATTGTGTTTGATTATAATGGGAGGAACCCGGAGCGTTTTTATCATAAGGCGCAGTTATTGCTTCGTGAGGAAGGTTTTATGAATTTTACCGCTTATAACACGAAGACACCAGGGCATTTGCATTTGTACGTGCATAAGGGGCATACGGAATTAGGCGAGGGTGAAAGGTTGGTTAAAACTTTGTCTATGAAATTAGCACAAGGGTTGCCTAAAGAATGGAGAGTCTTCCCTAGCAATGAATGGCCTAAGGAATTTAATATTTTAGCTTTACCTTATGAAGTATTTGCAAAAGAGCGAGGGAGCTCTTGGGCGAAGCATTTATAA
- a CDS encoding TIGR00645 family protein — MLEKLIERVLFATRWLLAPLCIAMSLVLVVLGYVFMKELWHMLSHLDTISETDLVLSALGLVDLLFMAGLVLMVLLASYESFVFKLDKVDASEITWLKHTDFNALKLKVSLSIVAISAIFLLKRYMSLEDVLSSIPKDVPLSHNPIFWQVVIHLVFVCSALLAAVTNNIAFSQNNKGH; from the coding sequence ATGTTAGAAAAATTGATTGAAAGAGTGTTGTTTGCCACTCGTTGGTTGCTAGCCCCTTTATGCATTGCCATGTCGTTAGTGCTGGTGGTTTTAGGCTATGTGTTCATGAAAGAGTTGTGGCACATGCTAAGCCACCTAGACACGATCAGCGAAACGGATTTGGTTTTATCAGCCTTAGGATTAGTGGATTTGTTGTTTATGGCCGGGCTTGTTTTAATGGTGTTGCTCGCCAGTTATGAAAGCTTTGTTTTTAAATTAGACAAGGTGGATGCTAGTGAAATCACTTGGCTAAAGCACACGGATTTTAACGCTTTAAAATTAAAGGTTTCGCTCTCCATTGTAGCGATTTCGGCGATTTTTTTGCTCAAACGCTACATGAGTTTAGAAGATGTTTTATCCAGCATTCCTAAGGATGTGCCCCTATCGCATAACCCCATTTTTTGGCAAGTGGTGATCCATTTGGTGTTTGTGTGTTCAGCGCTTTTAGCCGCCGTTACTAATAATATCGCTTTTTCGCAAAATAATAAAGGGCATTAA